The following proteins are encoded in a genomic region of Thermoflexus hugenholtzii JAD2:
- the hypF gene encoding carbamoyltransferase HypF — translation MAAERRRLRVEIQGAVQGVGFRPYIYRLATELGLAGWVRNDPQGVFIEVEGPPHALARFLERLPHEAPPRARIHSLHVFHLDPVGYAGFEIRHSEGEGDKTVLILPDIATCPRCLSEILDPADRRYRYPFTNCTDCGPRWTIVEALPYDRPHTTMRRFRMCSDCQREYENPLDRRFHAQPNACPRCGPTLAFYAREPSADRDGEDHPDFPSQVGEYRRIARGDAALRRAAAALRAGQIVAVKGLGGFHLMVDARNEEAIARLRARKPRRDKPFALMARDLDQVRAMCETSPEIEALLAGPEAPIVLLPRRPGAPVASNVAPGNPYLGVMLPYTPLHHLLLRELDFPVVATSGNLTDEPICTDEREAFQRLARVADAFLIHNRPIARHADDSVMVWMRGEPRILRRARGFAPLPILLSRPLPTLLAVGGHLKNTIALSVGRQVFLSPHIGDLDTAEALRTFERMIGDFLRLYEAESVAIAHDLHPDYASTIWAQRAAAGDLPLPVRLPAPLPLLPIQHHHAHLAACLADHGVEGPALGVTWDGTGYGPDGTIWGGEFLWGDASGFRRVASLRPFPLPGGDAAVHEPRRVAFALLWEMVGEAAMEWEDLPPVRALRPAERQALARMMARGLNAPRTSSMGRLFDAVAAMLDLHQQVSFEGQAAMALEFLADPAERRAYPLPLVENPGGEPAWILDWRPLLEAILEDLRRGTDRDRIAARFHQALVEAIVAVARAVGEPRVALTGGCFQNRYLTEEAARRLEEEGFTVLLHRQVPPNDGGISLGQILIAAARLEGASDPFPTGGV, via the coding sequence ATGGCGGCTGAACGGCGACGGCTGCGGGTGGAGATCCAGGGCGCCGTGCAGGGCGTGGGGTTCCGTCCTTACATCTACCGGCTGGCCACCGAGCTGGGCCTGGCCGGGTGGGTCCGGAATGATCCCCAGGGGGTGTTCATCGAGGTGGAAGGCCCCCCGCACGCCCTGGCGCGCTTCCTGGAGCGCCTCCCCCACGAAGCCCCTCCCCGCGCCCGCATCCACAGCCTGCACGTTTTCCATCTGGATCCGGTCGGCTATGCCGGCTTCGAGATCCGCCACAGCGAGGGCGAAGGAGATAAAACAGTCCTCATCCTCCCGGACATCGCCACATGCCCGCGCTGTCTCTCCGAGATCCTGGACCCTGCGGATCGCCGCTATCGCTATCCGTTCACCAACTGCACCGATTGCGGACCGCGCTGGACCATCGTGGAGGCCCTGCCCTACGACCGGCCCCACACCACCATGCGCCGGTTCCGTATGTGCTCGGACTGCCAGAGGGAGTATGAGAACCCGTTGGACCGCCGGTTCCACGCCCAGCCCAACGCCTGTCCGCGCTGCGGCCCGACCCTCGCGTTCTACGCGCGGGAGCCCTCCGCTGATCGGGATGGGGAGGATCACCCCGACTTCCCCTCTCAGGTGGGGGAATACCGCCGGATCGCCCGGGGGGACGCGGCGCTGCGCCGGGCAGCGGCCGCTCTGCGCGCAGGCCAGATCGTGGCCGTCAAAGGGCTGGGGGGATTCCACCTCATGGTCGACGCGCGGAACGAGGAGGCCATCGCCCGGCTGCGGGCCCGCAAGCCCCGCCGCGACAAGCCCTTCGCCCTGATGGCCCGGGACCTCGATCAGGTCCGCGCGATGTGCGAGACCTCGCCGGAGATCGAGGCACTGCTTGCCGGGCCGGAGGCCCCCATTGTGCTGCTCCCCCGCCGGCCCGGAGCCCCGGTGGCCTCCAACGTGGCCCCCGGGAACCCCTACCTGGGGGTGATGCTCCCCTACACGCCGCTGCACCATCTGCTGCTGCGGGAGCTGGACTTCCCGGTGGTGGCCACCAGCGGCAACCTGACCGACGAGCCCATCTGCACCGACGAACGGGAGGCCTTCCAGCGGCTGGCCCGCGTCGCCGACGCCTTTCTGATCCACAACCGCCCCATCGCCCGTCACGCCGACGACAGCGTGATGGTCTGGATGCGGGGGGAGCCCCGGATCCTGCGTCGGGCTCGCGGCTTCGCGCCGCTGCCCATCCTCCTGAGCCGGCCGCTGCCCACCTTGCTGGCCGTGGGCGGGCACCTCAAGAACACCATCGCCCTCAGCGTCGGCCGCCAGGTGTTCCTGAGCCCCCACATCGGCGACCTGGACACGGCGGAGGCCCTCCGGACCTTCGAGCGCATGATCGGGGATTTCCTCCGCCTGTATGAGGCGGAGTCGGTCGCCATCGCCCACGATCTGCACCCGGACTACGCCTCGACGATCTGGGCGCAACGGGCCGCCGCCGGGGACCTCCCCTTGCCGGTCCGGCTTCCCGCTCCGCTGCCCCTTCTCCCGATCCAGCACCATCACGCCCATCTGGCGGCCTGTCTGGCCGATCACGGCGTGGAAGGCCCGGCCCTGGGGGTCACCTGGGATGGCACCGGCTACGGACCGGATGGGACCATCTGGGGCGGCGAGTTCCTGTGGGGGGACGCCTCCGGCTTCCGGCGCGTCGCCAGCCTGCGGCCCTTCCCCCTGCCCGGAGGGGACGCGGCGGTCCACGAGCCCCGACGGGTGGCCTTCGCACTGCTGTGGGAGATGGTCGGCGAGGCGGCGATGGAATGGGAGGATCTCCCGCCGGTGCGGGCGCTGCGCCCGGCCGAACGCCAGGCCCTGGCCCGCATGATGGCCCGCGGGCTGAACGCCCCGCGCACCTCCAGCATGGGGCGGCTGTTCGACGCGGTGGCGGCCATGCTGGATCTGCACCAGCAGGTGAGCTTCGAAGGCCAGGCCGCCATGGCACTGGAGTTCCTCGCCGATCCCGCCGAGCGGCGCGCCTATCCGCTTCCCCTGGTCGAAAACCCGGGGGGAGAGCCTGCCTGGATCCTGGACTGGCGCCCCCTCTTGGAGGCCATCCTGGAGGACCTGCGGCGGGGGACGGATCGAGACCGGATCGCTGCGCGCTTCCACCAGGCGCTGGTGGAGGCCATCGTCGCCGTGGCCCGGGCCGTGGGGGAGCCACGGGTGGCGCTGACCGGCGGCTGCTTCCAGAATCGTTATCTGACCGAAGAGGCCGCCCGACGTCTGGAAGAGGAAGGCTTCACCGTCCTCCTGCACCGCCAGGTCCCCCCCAACGATGGGGGGATCAGCCTGGGCCAGATTCTGATCGCCGCGGCCCGTCTGGAGGGCGCTTCCGATCCGTTTCCGACAGGAGGTGTATGA
- a CDS encoding HypC/HybG/HupF family hydrogenase formation chaperone, whose protein sequence is MCLGVPGKVVEVNEMTALVDFWGVRKPVMLHVVDEPVSPGDYVLVHVGFAIRRIPPEEVENTLAFYEALLRTTEEDLLRAEIRDELRSMEEGP, encoded by the coding sequence ATGTGCCTGGGCGTGCCGGGGAAAGTGGTGGAAGTGAACGAGATGACGGCCCTGGTGGACTTCTGGGGGGTGCGCAAGCCGGTGATGCTCCACGTTGTGGACGAGCCCGTCTCGCCGGGGGACTACGTCCTGGTCCATGTGGGCTTTGCCATCCGCCGCATCCCTCCGGAGGAGGTGGAGAACACCCTCGCCTTCTACGAGGCCCTGCTCCGGACGACGGAGGAGGATCTGCTGCGCGCCGAGATCCGGGATGAGCTGCGCTCGATGGAGGAAGGGCCATGA
- the hypD gene encoding hydrogenase formation protein HypD encodes MIRARMAKPSERLEFRDPERVQAFRQALDRLCRDLPKPISIMHVCGTHEQSIARFGLRSLLPPNLRVIMGPGCPVCVTDMPEVDEAVYLAEQGVILATFGDMFRVPGTRKSLAEAKAEGADVRVIYSPWEALQIARETDREVVFFATGFETTAVATAAVILSGPPKNFSVLSAHKYIPPVMEIVAEMPQTRVQGFLAAGHAATITGWKIFERFVARHGIPVVVAGFEPLDILSALVQLVELIRRGEKRVVNAYPRCVTPEGNRNAQRLLWEVFETESGVWRGIAYVPNGNLRLRRKYAWVDARARFEIRLSEWLGDAPPRLTQECLCGNIMAGIATPYDCRLFGKECTPETPVGACMVSSEGACRIWYEYGGHVTGPASA; translated from the coding sequence ATGATCCGGGCGCGCATGGCGAAGCCTTCCGAGCGGCTGGAGTTCCGGGATCCGGAACGGGTGCAGGCCTTCCGGCAGGCCCTGGACCGGCTGTGCCGGGATCTGCCGAAGCCCATCTCGATCATGCACGTTTGCGGCACCCACGAACAGAGCATCGCCCGCTTCGGCCTCCGGAGCCTGCTTCCGCCCAACCTCCGGGTGATCATGGGGCCCGGCTGCCCGGTGTGCGTGACCGACATGCCGGAGGTGGACGAGGCCGTTTACCTGGCCGAGCAGGGAGTGATCCTGGCCACCTTCGGGGACATGTTCCGGGTGCCCGGGACCCGCAAGTCCCTGGCGGAGGCGAAGGCGGAGGGCGCGGACGTCCGGGTGATCTACAGCCCGTGGGAGGCGCTGCAGATCGCCCGGGAGACCGACCGGGAGGTGGTCTTCTTCGCCACCGGCTTTGAGACCACCGCGGTGGCCACCGCTGCCGTCATCCTCTCCGGCCCTCCGAAGAACTTCTCCGTCCTGTCCGCCCACAAATACATCCCGCCGGTGATGGAGATCGTGGCCGAGATGCCCCAGACCCGGGTGCAGGGCTTCCTGGCCGCCGGCCACGCCGCCACCATCACCGGGTGGAAGATCTTCGAGCGCTTCGTGGCCCGCCACGGCATCCCGGTGGTGGTGGCCGGCTTCGAACCCCTGGACATCCTGAGCGCCCTGGTGCAGCTGGTGGAGCTGATCCGTCGGGGGGAGAAGCGGGTGGTCAACGCCTATCCGCGCTGCGTCACGCCGGAGGGCAACCGCAACGCCCAGAGGCTGCTGTGGGAGGTCTTCGAGACCGAGAGCGGGGTCTGGCGGGGCATCGCCTACGTCCCCAACGGCAACCTGCGCCTGCGGCGGAAATACGCCTGGGTGGACGCCCGGGCCCGCTTCGAGATCCGGCTCTCCGAATGGCTGGGCGACGCCCCGCCCCGTCTCACCCAAGAGTGCCTCTGCGGCAACATCATGGCCGGCATCGCCACACCCTACGATTGCCGGCTCTTCGGCAAAGAGTGCACGCCCGAGACCCCGGTAGGCGCCTGCATGGTGAGCAGCGAGGGGGCCTGCCGCATCTGGTATGAATACGGCGGCCACGTGACCGGGCCGGCCTCCGCATAG
- a CDS encoding enoyl-CoA hydratase/isomerase family protein, with the protein MTTQILELYHIRVRREGAVGVIQMDRPERFNALDVAMARDLRKAALQLARDPEIRCVILAGTDRAFCSGADLKYVREREHPEDFSYLQPEARPVEGGYGRSFKEILEYLHSTISEIRRAPKPFIAAVKGVAAAGGLGLAMACDLVFASDRAAFEWAYSKTSLTGAESTTFLLPRLIGLRRTMEMVFLNPRLTAQEALAWGLINGIFPFETFDQEVEAIAQRLARGPTRAWAITKALINEALGIDRLDSHMAKELRHLVEIAETPDFAEGLSAFFEKREPRFHGA; encoded by the coding sequence ATGACGACCCAGATCCTCGAGCTCTATCACATCCGGGTGCGCCGGGAGGGCGCCGTCGGCGTCATCCAGATGGACCGTCCAGAACGGTTCAACGCCCTGGACGTGGCGATGGCGCGGGACCTGCGGAAGGCGGCCCTGCAGCTCGCCCGCGACCCCGAGATCCGCTGCGTCATCCTGGCCGGGACGGATCGGGCCTTCTGCAGCGGGGCGGACCTGAAATACGTCCGGGAGCGGGAGCATCCGGAGGATTTCTCCTACCTGCAACCCGAGGCCCGGCCGGTGGAGGGCGGATACGGGCGGAGCTTTAAGGAGATCCTGGAGTATCTGCACAGCACCATCTCCGAGATCCGCCGCGCGCCCAAGCCCTTCATCGCCGCCGTCAAGGGGGTGGCCGCGGCAGGGGGGCTGGGCCTGGCCATGGCCTGCGATCTGGTCTTCGCCTCCGATCGGGCCGCCTTCGAATGGGCCTACTCCAAGACCAGCCTCACAGGAGCGGAAAGCACGACCTTCCTCCTCCCCCGCCTCATCGGCCTGCGGCGGACGATGGAGATGGTCTTCCTCAACCCGCGCCTCACCGCCCAAGAGGCCCTGGCCTGGGGCCTGATCAACGGCATCTTCCCCTTCGAGACGTTCGATCAGGAAGTGGAGGCCATCGCCCAGCGGCTGGCCCGCGGGCCCACCCGGGCCTGGGCCATCACCAAGGCCCTCATCAACGAAGCCCTGGGCATCGATCGGCTGGACAGCCATATGGCCAAGGAGCTGCGACACCTGGTGGAGATCGCGGAGACGCCGGACTTCGCCGAGGGCCTCTCGGCGTTCTTCGAGAAGCGAGAACCCCGGTTTCACGGAGCGTGA
- the hypE gene encoding hydrogenase expression/formation protein HypE, with the protein MRAESLSACPIPPLSYRTVLLGHGSGGRLMHELIEKVFRPLLLPPDMRVLNDAAVMTVDGLQLAFTTDAFVVDPIVFPGGDIGRLAVNGTINDLAVSGARPLFLSAAFILEEGLPIETLCQIVDSMRQAAAEAGVPIVTGDTKVVNRGKADKIFITTTGIGIVEYEGTLSADQARPGDVVLLNGPIAAHGIAVMLAREQIEFEQPIRSDTAPLHTLVAAMLRASPRIRCMRDATRGGLASALNEIAMSSRVGIQLDEARIPIQDEVKGACELLGLDPLHVANEGKLVAIVAREDAERVLEAMRAHPLGQEATVIGEVVEDPRHLVLLRTRVGGFRVVSMPAGEPLPRIC; encoded by the coding sequence ATGCGCGCGGAAAGCTTGAGCGCCTGCCCCATCCCACCCCTGTCTTACCGCACGGTGTTGCTGGGCCACGGGAGCGGGGGCCGGTTGATGCACGAGTTGATCGAGAAGGTGTTCCGCCCCCTCCTCCTGCCGCCGGATATGCGCGTGCTCAACGACGCCGCCGTCATGACGGTCGACGGGCTGCAGCTGGCCTTCACCACCGACGCCTTCGTTGTGGACCCCATCGTGTTCCCCGGGGGCGATATCGGTCGGCTGGCGGTCAACGGGACCATCAACGATCTGGCGGTGAGCGGGGCGCGCCCCCTGTTCCTCAGCGCCGCCTTCATCCTGGAGGAGGGCCTGCCCATCGAGACCCTGTGCCAAATCGTGGACTCCATGCGCCAAGCCGCCGCGGAGGCCGGCGTCCCCATCGTCACCGGCGACACCAAAGTGGTCAACCGGGGGAAGGCGGACAAGATCTTCATCACCACCACCGGCATCGGCATTGTGGAATACGAGGGGACGCTCTCCGCGGACCAGGCCCGGCCCGGGGACGTGGTGCTCCTGAACGGCCCCATCGCCGCCCACGGCATCGCGGTGATGCTGGCCCGGGAGCAGATCGAGTTCGAGCAGCCCATCCGGTCCGACACCGCGCCGCTTCACACCCTGGTGGCTGCCATGCTCCGCGCCAGCCCTCGCATCCGCTGCATGCGCGACGCCACCCGGGGCGGCCTGGCCAGCGCCCTCAACGAGATCGCCATGAGCTCCCGCGTGGGCATCCAGCTGGATGAGGCGCGCATCCCCATCCAGGATGAAGTGAAAGGCGCCTGCGAGCTGCTGGGCCTGGATCCTCTCCATGTGGCCAACGAGGGGAAGCTGGTGGCCATCGTCGCCCGGGAGGACGCGGAGCGGGTGCTGGAGGCCATGCGCGCCCACCCCCTGGGCCAGGAAGCCACCGTGATCGGAGAGGTCGTGGAGGACCCCCGCCACCTGGTCCTGCTACGAACCCGAGTGGGCGGCTTCCGGGTGGTCAGCATGCCCGCCGGCGAACCCCTCCCCCGAATCTGCTAA
- a CDS encoding 4Fe-4S dicluster domain-containing protein translates to MANPEAPIPVPNSVWRIEKARLQDLIDALRRQGYTVIGPCIREGAIVYDEIHQISDLPIGWTDEQDGGHYRLKRREDASFFGYAVGPHSWKRFLHPPVLSLGQARRNGAGFEWIVPSDPPPRYAFLGVRACELHAITILDRVFMGGPYVDPTYQARREGIFLIAVQCAVAGGTCFCASMGTGPKAPPGADLILTELAEAFIVEIGTERGAALMAGIPRAPATEADRVAVEAQLAATARAMGRQMDTTDLPALLYRNLEHPRWEEVAQRCLTCGNCTMVCPTCFCFTVEDVSDLTGTRAERVRRWDSCFTTEFTYTAGRPIRQSAKARYRQWLTHKLASWWEQFGTSGCVGCGRCITWCPVGIDLTEEVAAIRRTDGATPEAERR, encoded by the coding sequence ATGGCAAACCCCGAGGCCCCGATCCCCGTTCCGAACTCGGTGTGGCGAATCGAGAAAGCCCGATTGCAGGACCTGATCGATGCACTCCGCCGGCAGGGCTACACCGTCATCGGCCCTTGCATCCGGGAAGGGGCCATCGTTTACGATGAGATCCACCAGATCTCGGATCTCCCCATTGGATGGACCGATGAGCAGGACGGCGGGCACTACCGTCTGAAGCGTCGGGAGGATGCTTCCTTCTTCGGCTACGCGGTCGGGCCCCACTCCTGGAAGCGCTTCCTGCATCCCCCGGTTCTCTCCCTGGGCCAAGCGCGCCGCAACGGCGCGGGATTCGAGTGGATCGTCCCCTCGGATCCTCCGCCTCGCTATGCGTTCCTGGGGGTCCGGGCTTGCGAGCTCCACGCCATCACGATCCTGGATCGGGTGTTCATGGGCGGGCCGTATGTGGACCCGACGTATCAGGCCCGTCGGGAGGGGATTTTCCTGATCGCCGTGCAGTGCGCCGTCGCCGGCGGCACATGCTTCTGCGCCTCCATGGGCACCGGGCCCAAGGCCCCACCGGGCGCGGACCTCATCCTCACCGAGCTGGCGGAGGCCTTCATCGTCGAGATCGGGACGGAGCGGGGCGCGGCGCTGATGGCCGGCATCCCCCGCGCGCCCGCTACGGAGGCCGACCGGGTCGCGGTGGAGGCGCAGCTCGCCGCCACCGCCCGCGCCATGGGCCGGCAGATGGACACCACCGACCTGCCTGCCCTGCTCTACCGCAACCTGGAACATCCCCGCTGGGAGGAGGTGGCCCAGCGCTGCCTCACCTGCGGGAACTGCACCATGGTCTGCCCCACCTGCTTCTGCTTCACCGTGGAGGACGTCAGCGACCTGACCGGCACCCGCGCCGAGCGGGTGCGCCGCTGGGATTCGTGCTTCACCACCGAGTTCACCTACACCGCCGGCCGCCCCATCCGCCAGAGCGCGAAGGCCCGTTACCGCCAGTGGCTAACCCACAAGCTGGCCTCCTGGTGGGAGCAGTTCGGGACCTCAGGATGCGTCGGCTGCGGGCGCTGCATCACCTGGTGCCCGGTGGGGATCGATCTGACCGAAGAGGTGGCCGCCATCCGCAGGACCGACGGCGCCACCCCCGAGGCGGAGAGGAGGTGA
- a CDS encoding cyclic nucleotide-binding domain-containing protein, giving the protein MSKAAILEALRQHPFTHDMEEAWKEVLAEMARLQTYPPDALLLREGRAADAFFLIVDGLVAIEMFVPERGTLRLQTVSPGEVVGWSWALPPYRWEFDARALAETTAVVLDAAALRARMSQDCALAAWILSRLLAVVAGRLKATRLQLLDLYAPPERRTP; this is encoded by the coding sequence ATGTCCAAAGCAGCGATCCTGGAGGCCCTGCGCCAGCATCCCTTCACCCACGACATGGAGGAGGCCTGGAAAGAGGTCCTGGCGGAGATGGCGCGGCTGCAGACCTACCCGCCGGACGCGCTGCTGCTGCGGGAGGGACGCGCCGCCGATGCCTTCTTCCTCATCGTGGATGGCCTGGTGGCCATCGAGATGTTCGTGCCCGAGCGGGGAACCCTGCGTCTGCAAACCGTGAGCCCCGGGGAAGTCGTTGGCTGGTCGTGGGCGCTCCCGCCTTACCGCTGGGAGTTCGACGCCCGCGCCCTCGCCGAAACCACCGCCGTGGTCCTGGACGCTGCCGCCTTGCGAGCCCGGATGAGCCAGGACTGCGCCCTCGCTGCCTGGATCCTGAGCCGCCTGCTCGCCGTGGTCGCCGGCCGCCTGAAAGCGACCCGCTTGCAGCTGCTGGATCTCTACGCCCCGCCGGAGCGGAGGACGCCATGA